Genomic segment of Pseudorca crassidens isolate mPseCra1 chromosome 10, mPseCra1.hap1, whole genome shotgun sequence:
CCCTCCAATTACACCACCGAGGCAGGTGACGCTGCCTAGGACACCAGGGTTGCCTACAGGAGCAGTCTGCACTGCCTCAACTCTCCACCCTCTGGGAGTCTGCCAGGCCAAGACTCCAGAACCTCTCCCAGGGGCCCTTGTTACCGCAATCCGGCTTTCCCACTCAGCCAGGGGGATGCGGCGGCCATACGTCAGAAGACTACGTCCAATGTCCTCACAAACAGGAGTGGTGCCTGCAAGGGTTGGGGGAAGTTTACAGGTCCACATGGTCCAATCCACGTGGGTCCAAGCCATGCATGCGAGGGTGCCCCCAAGAAGCCACGGCTGAGAGCACTACCCCCACCCACCAAGCAGCCCACCTCGCTGCCGGTGAAGCGGCACGGAGTGAGAGTGGGCGCAGCGTCCTCGGCATATGTCCCAGAGAGGCTGCCGAAGTGCTTCACGGTACACACAGAACCTCCAGCGTTCTGGGCTGACCTGGACCTTGGTCTGACCTAGACCACAACCCTCACTTGTACAACCACCTGTCACTGTATCCATGGGCTGTTGGTCTAGCCTACCCACACCTGTACCTAAAACCCCAGGCGCCTGtgagaggggtggtggtggggtatGGTGTGACCTTCGAAGTTTTCGTTTCCAATCTTGGTTAGGAACACTGGGACTGTCACTGCCAGTATGCACTCTACCCCTTGCCACAGGGCTGCAGGACTCACCGATCAGATGAGACACCAGAGCATTTCTGAGAATGTTTTTGCCCCGGACCACCTCGCTCTCTGTGGCACTGGTGCAAAGGCGCATCCtagagcaggggtggggtgggattcATCCTGAGAGACGGTGCTGTCTCTGAGCCTCCCACGGTCCTGCTCAAAGGGCCCtattccctccccacctccctggcaGCGCTAGGCCGCCACTCACCACTGGCCCTGTAGAAAGAACATCATGTCGTCGATGCTCATGTGGTCGCAGACGAAGTGTGCGCCCAGCAACCCCGTCTCTGCATAGCAGATGTTGAAGGTCTGGAAACTCTGGCACAGCTTCTTGGTTGCAGCAACTGCAGCCAGTGGGCTGGACAAGTGCTACCAGGGATGAGGGTGGTCAGCACCCACCCCCCTGTCTGCAGTCCACACCCCAAACCCCACAGTACAAGCGCCCACAGCCCAGCTCCCTCTCTTCCCTGAAGACAAGGTCCCATCCCATGCCCACCCCTGGCACTCACCGCGCCACCACCGTAAGTGCAGTCATAGTGGCCAATGATGGCATTGGCCACCTGGAGGGCCACATTGTCCGGGTTGGCCCAGCCAGGCCCCTCCACTGCAATGGCCACATGGGCCAAAGGCAGGGCATCATCACGGTGGCGGATCTGAAACAGTACATGGCAAAGCTGAGGGACAGCCAGATTTCCCAGGCGACCAGCAAAGGTGCCAAGTGTGGGTGGAGAGTGTGCATCCAAGTGTGAACACGTGTGCCTGTGAGGCAGCAGCCACAGGACACCTGGCCAACTCGAGGCATCTCCGGAGTCATGAAGATAGCCATGCACGTGAGGGTGCCCCCAAGAGGTCCCGGCTGAGGACACTACCCCCGCCCACCAAGCAGCCCACCTCGCTGCCAGTGAAGCGGCAGGGAGTGAGAGTGGGCACAGCGTCTTCAGTGTATGTCCCAGAGAGGCTGCAGAAATGCTTCTGGGCGAGGTCTAGCAGCTGCCGGTGCTCCACCCCTGCCAAGACAGACAGCAGAGTTACTGGCCAGCCAGGGCCCAAGGCACAGGGTAGGGGAGATCACACACAAGCAGAGGACCCCATGTCCTGCCTTGGTGGGAAACACCAAAAGGAAGACATGACATCAGGACAAGGTGAGGAAAGAGGACCCTTCACAGACACACCCTATCTCATGGGCAGGGCAGGCACCTCAGGGTCAAACAGCTTCCATCACCTCAGCCACAGGGAAGCAGCAGCATGCTGAGCTTAAAAATGGGTTCCTATGTaacacattcccaccagcaccaaGGACAAGACTGGTACTCCCTGGGCATAAGGCCACCTGCCCTGCCTTCTCCCTCTGGCCCTTCCTCAAGCAGATCCTATGGGGGCTGGCAGGTGAGAGGGCACAAAGAGGTGCTATGCAGGGCTGTGACTAGCTCCGGGGTCCCCTGAGAGCTGGGGACGTTTACCAGTAACGTTACAAACTCACGCCTCAGGACCCCTCCTGGACCTCACCTCTACAAGAGGAGGCCTTTGCTGCCATAGCGCCTTGACCAGTGGGCGCTGTGGTAGTAAGCAGCCTCCCCCAGGTACAGCCTTCTAGGTGCCTCtgccttttattctttccttccctgAGCTCAGATCCTGTTGGACTCAACAAAGTCTGATGTGTCAGTAGCTCAGACTGCTCTTGGTCCCGAGGCTCACTGGCCCCAAGGCCACCAATCATGTTCTTCCTATCAATTTTTCTTGCCCAGTCAGCTGTCACGACCTAAGCTGGGAAAGCACCCTGGCCCTGCTCCCGTCCCCTCCCCGCCACATCCCCTCCTCTGTCAGGTGTCTACCTAAAAAGCCACCCTGAGTCCCCGCACTTCTCTCCCAGCTCCTACCGTCCCCCACCAGGCACCTGCAGCAAGCACTCCCTGCGCCTGCCCACTTCCGCTCTGGCCCCTACATGGCAGCAGAGCAAGCCTCAAAACACACCAGCCCGTGACACTGCTCTTCCCCTCTGCACAGACCTCCCACTCCCCACTGAATTAAATCCCACCTCTCTTTAAGCCTCTGTTCAAATGACACATGCTTCAAAAGCACCTcccaattcaaacaaacaaacaaaccacctCCCTACCCTCTAACTGAGTCCCCCATTAAAGTCCCCCAACCACTGTATGCTTTCCTTTCAAGGCACTTCCCACCTGTCATGCAATGTCTGGTTTGCCCACTGACAAGGCCAAGAGAAACAGGCCTGAGGGCTTGAATCTCCCACCAGCCTACAACCTGGATCTCCTACGACCAGGTGGGACTGAGAAAaccctgaggcctggagaggccaACAGCCCAACTGAGGCCTGTACTGAAGAGCGGAGTAGCATCCCTGGGCGGCCAGTTTCAGTGGTGGTGGCAGAGAAGAATCCCACCCCACCTCTGAAAGCATGGAAGAGAAGTCACTCCCCTCAAGGACAGGGTGGGAACAGTGTCCCCAGGAGTGGAAGATCCCTATGGTCAGAACCAGGAGACTTGGCCCTGGTAACCAAGGCCACAGCCCACCCCCCTATTACCACAGGGCTTCAACGAGCCCATCGCTCACCTCCAGCTGCTGCTAAAACCATTCGAGAGGCCTTGTAATGCCGGCTGAGGTACTCAGTCAGGTCTGCCCGAGACAGCTTCCTGCAAGACATACAGCCAATTGGTCAACACCGCTCCCAAACCAGAATGATCTGGGTCACACAAAACGGGGCTGAGGAGACAGACCAGGAGACATGGCTTCTCTGGAAAGCAGGACCCCACACATCAATTGGTCCTTGCCCCATTTCTGCCACCCACCACTCTGGGGCCCAGAGGGCAGCCCTCATTGGGCCCCCCTCACATCCCACCTCAGGACAGGCTTGTAGTCCCCTCTGAGGAGGGTGAGAACTGACGGTGGGGGCTCTTGAGGGGCAACAGCAGCGCTCATCCCACCAGAGGACAAGAAGCCATGTGGAGGGATACCCAGAGCACCCTCCCTCAGGCTGGCAGGACACGCATGGAAACGTACCCTAAAGCAAAGCCCGAAATTCAAGTGAAAACCACACAGGTGTTAAAAAAGACTCACAGGGACCATGTGGCAACATAAAAAATGTCTCCAGTTGTGTGAATTAGGAAAATAAACAGCACAGACAGCAGATCAACTAAAAACAAACTCATGTGGACATGGCCTGGCCATGCCAGAATGAGGGGACGAATTCCACCCCAGACCAGCCAACACTCACCTGACGTTCTCATTGGACCCCTCCACGGCCTGGGCTAGAGGTGTGCCCTGGAATGCCGTGGCATGCAGGTAGTCAAAGACCACGTCCCGCATAGATGCATCATTCTCCTGCAGCTCCTGCAGGATCACATCACGCTCCTTCTCAACCTGGGAGTCTTCTAGGCTGCAGTTCTGCACAATGTCGGCCAGGAGCTCCACAGCTGGATGCAAGAAGGACAGGTTTGGTGACCAGTAACAGGACAAAACCCCAAGCCTGACACCACTGGTTGCTTTGTTGCAAGGCCATACTCTAAGGGTAACCCCATTCTTCAGCCAGGCCAGGGGCTCCTGAGTGCCTGTCCTCTGCACTCCTGGAGTCCTACTGGTGTCCCGGTCCCATCCTCCAGCGTACCTTTTGGCAGGTCCTTAGACAGTGCCTTGATGTAGTAAGCCGTATGTTCCCGGGTGCTGTAGGCATTAAGATGGGCCCCCATGCTCTCTACCTCCTTCTCCAAGGCAATGCCAGGTCGATTCTTTGTTCCCTGGAACCACACATCAACAGGACAAATCAGGAGCCACATGGGAGCCCAGGACCCCATCCTCACAGGCTAAAGTCCCAGCAGGACCACTGGTCCACAGATATCTCCCTCAGCAAAGACTCTGGGGTTATACAGCCCAGAGGCTGTGCTCACCAAGTGCTTAGCAGGCCTTAAGCCAATCAACGCCACAGCATCGAGGACCAAGAGAATGAAGGCATCCAGGGGCCAGGAAAGAAGGGCATGGACAAAGCAAGTGTTACCTGAAATCCAGAGCTCCCATACCAAGAGGGGGTATAGCATT
This window contains:
- the UQCRC1 gene encoding cytochrome b-c1 complex subunit 1, mitochondrial isoform X2 — its product is MRTVTQGREDKNQRPAENEYPRRRPPGSSRAPSLRYCACASRAAASTLRMRGAAQRPLEPEDGGFRGLPGGQRRDASAVLVAPFQQPALLRSPVLWGIATYAQALQSVPETQVSQLDNGLRVASEQSSQPTCTVGVWIDAGSRYETEKNNGAGYFVEHLAFKGTKNRPGIALEKEVESMGAHLNAYSTREHTAYYIKALSKDLPKAVELLADIVQNCSLEDSQVEKERDVILQELQENDASMRDVVFDYLHATAFQGTPLAQAVEGSNENVRKLSRADLTEYLSRHYKASRMVLAAAGGVEHRQLLDLAQKHFCSLSGTYTEDAVPTLTPCRFTGSEIRHRDDALPLAHVAIAVEGPGWANPDNVALQVANAIIGHYDCTYGGGAHLSSPLAAVAATKKLCQSFQTFNICYAETGLLGAHFVCDHMSIDDMMFFLQGQWMRLCTSATESEVVRGKNILRNALVSHLIGTTPVCEDIGRSLLTYGRRIPLAEWESRIAEVDASILREVCSKYFYDQCPAVAGLGPIEQLPDYNRIRSGMFWLRF
- the UQCRC1 gene encoding cytochrome b-c1 complex subunit 1, mitochondrial isoform X4 — translated: MAASAVCRAASAGTRVLVRSRRSPALLRSPVLWGIATYAQALQSVPETQVSQLDNGLRVASEQSSQPTCTVGVWIDAGSRYETEKNNGAGYFVEHLAFKGTKNRPGIALEKEVESMGAHLNAYSTREHTAYYIKALSKDLPKAVELLADIVQNCSLEDSQVEKERDVILQELQENDASMRDVVFDYLHATAFQGTPLAQAVEGSNENVRKLSRADLTEYLSRHYKASRMVLAAAGGVEHRQLLDLAQKHFCSLSGTYTEDAVPTLTPCRFTGSEIRHRDDALPLAHVAIAVEGPGWANPDNVALQVANAIIGHYDCTYGGGAHLSSPLAAVAATKKLCQSFQTFNICYAETGLLGAHFVCDHMSIDDMMFFLQGQWMRLCTSATESEVVRGKNILRNALVSHLIGTTPVCEDIGRSLLTYGRRIPLAEWESRIAEVDASILREVCSKYFYDQCPAVAGLGPIEQLPDYNRIRSGMFWLRF
- the UQCRC1 gene encoding cytochrome b-c1 complex subunit 1, mitochondrial isoform X5; amino-acid sequence: MNIRGGVRQGAAERQVCGTAPAPRAPLRPLYACVARPSVHWSQKMAASAVCRAASAGTRVLQPALLRSPVLWGIATYAQALQSVPETQVSQLDNGLRVASEQSSQPTCTVGVWIDAGSRYETEKNNGAGYFVEHLAFKGTKNRPGIALEKEVESMGAHLNAYSTREHTAYYIKALSKDLPKAVELLADIVQNCSLEDSQVEKERDVILQELQENDASMRDVVFDYLHATAFQGTPLAQAVEGSNENVRKLSRADLTEYLSRHYKASRMVLAAAGGVEHRQLLDLAQKHFCSLSGTYTEDAVPTLTPCRFTGSEIRHRDDALPLAHVAIAVEGPGWANPDNVALQVANAIIGHYDCTYGGGAHLSSPLAAVAATKKLCQSFQTFNICYAETGLLGAHFVCDHMSIDDMMFFLQGQWMRLCTSATESEVVRGKNILRNALVSHLIGTTPVCEDIGRSLLTYGRRIPLAEWESRIAEVDASILREVCSKYFYDQCPAVAGLGPIEQLPDYNRIRSGMFWLRF
- the UQCRC1 gene encoding cytochrome b-c1 complex subunit 1, mitochondrial isoform X3, with protein sequence MNIRGGVRQGAAERQVCGTAPAPRAPLRPLYACVARPSVHWSQKMAASAVCRAASAGTRVLVRSRRSQPALLRSPVLWGIATYAQALQSVPETQVSQLDNGLRVASEQSSQPTCTVGVWIDAGSRYETEKNNGAGYFVEHLAFKGTKNRPGIALEKEVESMGAHLNAYSTREHTAYYIKALSKDLPKAVELLADIVQNCSLEDSQVEKERDVILQELQENDASMRDVVFDYLHATAFQGTPLAQAVEGSNENVRKLSRADLTEYLSRHYKASRMVLAAAGGVEHRQLLDLAQKHFCSLSGTYTEDAVPTLTPCRFTGSEIRHRDDALPLAHVAIAVEGPGWANPDNVALQVANAIIGHYDCTYGGGAHLSSPLAAVAATKKLCQSFQTFNICYAETGLLGAHFVCDHMSIDDMMFFLQGQWMRLCTSATESEVVRGKNILRNALVSHLIGTTPVCEDIGRSLLTYGRRIPLAEWESRIAEVDASILREVCSKYFYDQCPAVAGLGPIEQLPDYNRIRSGMFWLRF
- the UQCRC1 gene encoding cytochrome b-c1 complex subunit 1, mitochondrial isoform X1, which gives rise to MRTVTQGREDKNQRPAENEYPRRRPPGSSRAPSLRYCACASRAAASTLRMRGAAQRPLEPEDGGFRGLPGGQRRDASAGAQPPLVLVAPFQQPALLRSPVLWGIATYAQALQSVPETQVSQLDNGLRVASEQSSQPTCTVGVWIDAGSRYETEKNNGAGYFVEHLAFKGTKNRPGIALEKEVESMGAHLNAYSTREHTAYYIKALSKDLPKAVELLADIVQNCSLEDSQVEKERDVILQELQENDASMRDVVFDYLHATAFQGTPLAQAVEGSNENVRKLSRADLTEYLSRHYKASRMVLAAAGGVEHRQLLDLAQKHFCSLSGTYTEDAVPTLTPCRFTGSEIRHRDDALPLAHVAIAVEGPGWANPDNVALQVANAIIGHYDCTYGGGAHLSSPLAAVAATKKLCQSFQTFNICYAETGLLGAHFVCDHMSIDDMMFFLQGQWMRLCTSATESEVVRGKNILRNALVSHLIGTTPVCEDIGRSLLTYGRRIPLAEWESRIAEVDASILREVCSKYFYDQCPAVAGLGPIEQLPDYNRIRSGMFWLRF
- the UQCRC1 gene encoding cytochrome b-c1 complex subunit 1, mitochondrial isoform X6, coding for MAASAVCRAASAGTRVLPALLRSPVLWGIATYAQALQSVPETQVSQLDNGLRVASEQSSQPTCTVGVWIDAGSRYETEKNNGAGYFVEHLAFKGTKNRPGIALEKEVESMGAHLNAYSTREHTAYYIKALSKDLPKAVELLADIVQNCSLEDSQVEKERDVILQELQENDASMRDVVFDYLHATAFQGTPLAQAVEGSNENVRKLSRADLTEYLSRHYKASRMVLAAAGGVEHRQLLDLAQKHFCSLSGTYTEDAVPTLTPCRFTGSEIRHRDDALPLAHVAIAVEGPGWANPDNVALQVANAIIGHYDCTYGGGAHLSSPLAAVAATKKLCQSFQTFNICYAETGLLGAHFVCDHMSIDDMMFFLQGQWMRLCTSATESEVVRGKNILRNALVSHLIGTTPVCEDIGRSLLTYGRRIPLAEWESRIAEVDASILREVCSKYFYDQCPAVAGLGPIEQLPDYNRIRSGMFWLRF